A stretch of Shewanella baltica DNA encodes these proteins:
- a CDS encoding GntR family transcriptional regulator, with translation MSRTTPIVHKTRTQLVVEVLRERILSGDIAAGEPLRQSALAEALNVSRIPVREALLQLEAEGLVKFEPHKGATATVLSVEQVTELFELRAMIETDLLAKAIPLLQEADLEKAERVLEQLESAFKHEDAVASWSELNTQFHTCLYQAANRPHTLEVVHGLNTNCDRYIRLQLLLAGGFLLQSMSTELCSNHCKLRETEKATALLRHHILHAAMTIRDLVAKQVV, from the coding sequence ATGAGTCGAACTACGCCTATAGTCCACAAAACCCGCACCCAGTTAGTTGTTGAAGTGCTCAGAGAGAGAATTCTTTCAGGTGACATAGCCGCAGGAGAACCACTCAGACAAAGTGCGTTGGCTGAAGCGTTAAATGTCAGCCGCATTCCGGTGAGAGAAGCCTTATTGCAACTCGAAGCCGAAGGACTCGTTAAGTTTGAGCCCCATAAAGGTGCAACGGCGACCGTGTTATCCGTCGAGCAAGTCACCGAACTTTTTGAATTACGTGCCATGATCGAAACCGATCTGCTCGCTAAGGCGATCCCACTGCTTCAAGAAGCTGATTTAGAAAAAGCAGAACGTGTACTCGAACAATTGGAGTCGGCCTTCAAACATGAAGATGCCGTTGCTAGTTGGAGCGAGTTGAATACGCAATTTCACACTTGCTTATATCAGGCGGCTAATCGCCCACACACCCTTGAGGTTGTTCACGGCCTCAATACTAATTGTGATAGATACATTCGTTTGCAGTTATTGCTCGCGGGGGGATTCCTGCTGCAGAGCATGAGCACAGAGCTTTGCTCAAACCACTGCAAACTGAGAGAAACAGAAAAAGCGACGGCGCTACTGCGTCATCATATTCT
- the gmhB gene encoding D-glycero-beta-D-manno-heptose 1,7-bisphosphate 7-phosphatase: MSRAVFLDRDGVINKDHGYVHLVDDFEYIEGVFESCLSLKEMGYKLVVVTNQSGIARGMYTEDQFHSLTEWMDWNFADKGVELDGIYYCPHHAENGIGEYKVDCDCRKPKPGMLNDAAQFLKIDLALSVMVGDKAEDMQAAKAAGVTTRILVRSGKVIADDSDATVVLGSIADVPAYLKSLG; this comes from the coding sequence GTGAGTCGAGCAGTATTTTTAGACCGTGATGGCGTGATTAACAAAGATCATGGTTATGTCCACTTAGTGGATGACTTCGAATATATCGAAGGTGTGTTTGAATCTTGCCTCTCTTTGAAGGAAATGGGCTACAAGTTAGTTGTCGTCACTAATCAATCTGGTATTGCCCGTGGTATGTATACAGAAGATCAATTCCACAGCTTAACTGAGTGGATGGATTGGAACTTTGCGGACAAAGGCGTTGAACTCGATGGTATCTACTATTGCCCGCACCATGCTGAAAATGGCATAGGGGAATATAAGGTCGACTGTGATTGCCGCAAACCTAAGCCGGGTATGCTCAATGATGCAGCGCAATTCTTGAAAATCGACTTAGCACTCTCAGTCATGGTTGGCGACAAAGCTGAAGATATGCAAGCAGCGAAAGCGGCTGGCGTGACCACACGTATATTAGTGCGCAGTGGTAAGGTTATTGCTGATGACAGTGATGCCACAGTGGTACTGGGCAGTATTGCCGATGTGCCAGCTTACTTAAAAAGCCTAGGCTAG